The genomic segment CTGACGTACCGCGGGCGCGTCGGCGGGCAGGCCAAAACGCCCCGCCGCGCGGGTCATCGCGCGTATCCAGCCTTCGGTATCGGGAATCTGGGACATCACTACTCCTTAAAGCGCCGCGCTCAGAGCGACGGCAGGGTATCCCCGGTCATCCGGGCGCGTTCAATGCCAAGCATGTCGAGCAGGTTATCCACCGCAGCGGCGTAGCGAACCGCGGCATCCCAGGCGTCATAGCGGGCGGTGATAGCGAGCGTGTCGGCCTGAAAAACGTCCTGTTCGATACTCAGTAAATCATTAAGGCTGCGCTTGCTGAGCCGGTATTCATCGCGGTAAACCTCGCGGGCATGTCCGGCGCTGGCTATCTGCTGTTCTCCTGCCCGCTGGCGCTGCTGCGCGCCGGTGAGGTCGGCCCAGGCGGTGGCCGCTTTCTGGTTAATGTCGAGTTTGCTCGCCTCGACATCCGCACGGGCGCTGGCGCGATCGCCTTCGGCGGCCTCAACGCGGGCGCTTACGGCACCGCCCTGATAGACCGGCGCATCCACCACCAGCTGCACCTGATCGTCCCAGTAGTTGGCGTTATCGTTCTGGTAACGCGTGCGCCCGGCCTGCACAGAGACCGTAGGCCAGTGTTGTGCCTGCGCCTGGCGGATGCGCTGCTCAGCGGCGAGCTGTTTGGCCTGCGCGGCGCGAACCGCGTTGGTCTGCTCGTACGCCAGCGATTTCAGCGTGACAGGCTGGCGCAGGAGATCTTCCGGCAGATCGGGCAGCGTTTCGGCCACCACGCCCGTGAGCACGCTTAACGCCGCCTGG from the Cronobacter condimenti 1330 genome contains:
- a CDS encoding TolC family outer membrane protein is translated as MQNNTMRYRRLALMLAMAMMSFPAASQEEFAWQTAPSEQLQAQLTIKEAILRAFARNPKIAQAAAQIRVGKANLEEAESAWFPQISLQGNVGRNHRTDSSGSLNSNAAGGVNLKQLIYDFGKTGGSIDEQENLSAAYRFQLYDTLNQVGMQTLQAYLQVRRYQSLADAAERNLTSLRAVQGMADLRAGAGLSTQSDVLQAQSRIAGMNATLEQYRAQARSAQAALSVLTGVVAETLPDLPEDLLRQPVTLKSLAYEQTNAVRAAQAKQLAAEQRIRQAQAQHWPTVSVQAGRTRYQNDNANYWDDQVQLVVDAPVYQGGAVSARVEAAEGDRASARADVEASKLDINQKAATAWADLTGAQQRQRAGEQQIASAGHAREVYRDEYRLSKRSLNDLLSIEQDVFQADTLAITARYDAWDAAVRYAAAVDNLLDMLGIERARMTGDTLPSL